One genomic region from Dioscorea cayenensis subsp. rotundata cultivar TDr96_F1 unplaced genomic scaffold, TDr96_F1_v2_PseudoChromosome.rev07_lg8_w22 25.fasta BLBR01000207.1, whole genome shotgun sequence encodes:
- the LOC120253780 gene encoding transcription factor MYB46-like, translated as MRKPDTPAKNTTTTNNNTGAVNKLRKGLWSPEEDDKLVKYMLSNGQGCWSDVARNAGLQRCGKSCRLRWINYLRPDLKRGAFSPQEEELIIHLHSVLGNRWSQIAARLPGRTDNEIKNFWNSTIKKRLKNASPNNSESPETKEAVSGLATLNEHEIMAMCMESSTSSSTSSVRVMYNNASDRYDPLPLPCFGYGMPSYGPGNYFHDSVGGGNAGVESGLFGSHGMVIEGGGGGLIGEGELYVPPLESVSLEDNGMTNNNNNNNNNNGNDNNNDMNKVISENSVGGNNNGNYWEVENMRMGEWELDDLMKDVPPFAFLDFQVE; from the exons ATGAGGAAGCCGGACACTCCGGCGAAGAACACAACGACAACAAACAATAACACCGGAGCCGTTAACAAGCTCCGCAAAGGATTATGGTCTCCGGAGGAGGATGACAAGCTTGTGAAGTATATGCTTAGCAATGGCCAAGGTTGTTGGAGTGATGTTGCAAGGAATGCAGGATTGCAAAGGTGTGGCAAGAGTTGTCGTCTTCGTTGGATCAATTATCTCCGGCCCGATCTTAAGCGCGGTGCCTTTTCGCCTCAAGAAGAAGAGCTTATCATCCATTTGCATTCAGTTCTTGGCAACAg GTGGTCACAAATTGCAGCAAGATTACCGGGAAGGACTGACAATGAAataaagaacttttggaactCGACTATAAAGAAGAGATTGAAGAATGCGTCGCCGAATAACAGTGAGTCGCCGGAGACGAAAGAAGCGGTGAGCGGGCTTGCAACCTTAAATGAGCATGAAATAATGGCAATGTGCATGGAGTCATCTACATCATCTTCGACCTCATCGGTGCGTGTAATGTATAATAATGCAAGTGATCGGTATGATCCCTTGCCATTGCCTTGCTTCGGTTATGGAATGCCTAGTTATGGTCCTGGTAATTACTTCCATGATTCGGTCGGCGGAGGGAATGCCGGGGTTGAGAGTGGATTGTTTGGGAGTCATGGGATGGTGAttgaaggtggtggtggtggtctcATAGGAGAAGGAGAGCTCTATGTGCCACCTCTAGAAAGTGTAAGTCTAGAAGACAATGGCATGactaacaacaataacaataacaacaataataacggTAATGATAATAACAATGATATGAATAAGGTAATTAGTGAGAATAGTGTGGGAGGGAATAATAATGGAAATTATTGGGAGGTTGAGAACATGAGAATGGGAGAGTGGGAGTTGGATGATTTGATGAAAGATGTTCCCCCTTTTGCTTTCCTTGATTTCCAAGTTGAATGA